From one Synechocystis sp. PCC 6803 substr. PCC-P genomic stretch:
- the rpsK gene encoding 30S ribosomal protein S11 — translation MARPTRKTGPKKAKKNVPSGVAHIQSTFNNTIVTISDIRGDVISWASAGSSGFKGAKKGTPYAAQTAADSAARRAMEQGMRQLEVMVSGPGAGRETAIRALQGAGLEITLIRDVTPIPHNGCRPPKRRRV, via the coding sequence ATGGCGCGTCCTACCAGAAAAACTGGGCCCAAAAAGGCAAAAAAGAATGTCCCTAGCGGGGTGGCCCACATTCAATCTACTTTTAACAACACCATTGTCACCATTTCCGACATTCGGGGCGATGTGATTTCCTGGGCTTCCGCTGGTTCTAGCGGTTTCAAAGGAGCTAAAAAGGGCACTCCCTACGCCGCCCAAACCGCTGCTGATTCTGCGGCCCGTCGGGCCATGGAACAGGGTATGCGGCAATTAGAGGTAATGGTAAGTGGCCCCGGTGCCGGTCGGGAAACTGCTATCCGGGCCCTCCAAGGGGCTGGTTTGGAAATCACCCTGATCAGGGATGTTACCCCCATCCCCCACAATGGTTGTCGTCCCCCCAAACGCCGTCGGGTCTAG
- the rplP gene encoding 50S ribosomal protein L16 yields the protein MLSPRRTKFRKQQRGRMRGLAERGSTLNFGDYALQATEPCWITSRQIEAARRAMTRYIRRGGKIWIRIFPDKPVTMRPAETRMGSGKGSPEYWVAVVKPGRVMFELAGVSEEVAREAMRLAAQKLPIKTKFISRQEDYI from the coding sequence ATGTTAAGTCCTAGAAGAACAAAATTCCGCAAACAGCAACGGGGCAGGATGCGGGGTCTAGCGGAGCGGGGCAGCACCCTCAACTTCGGTGATTACGCCCTCCAGGCCACCGAACCCTGTTGGATCACCTCCCGCCAAATTGAAGCCGCCCGTCGAGCCATGACCCGTTACATCCGTCGGGGTGGGAAAATTTGGATTCGTATTTTCCCCGATAAGCCAGTCACCATGCGTCCCGCTGAAACCCGGATGGGTTCCGGTAAAGGTTCCCCAGAATATTGGGTAGCGGTAGTTAAGCCCGGCCGCGTCATGTTTGAACTAGCTGGAGTCTCTGAGGAAGTGGCCCGGGAAGCCATGCGCCTCGCCGCCCAGAAATTACCGATTAAAACAAAATTTATTAGCCGTCAGGAGGACTATATTTAA
- the rpsH gene encoding 30S ribosomal protein S8, producing the protein MASTDTISDMLTRIRNACAVRHSTTQVPTTKMTLSIAKVLKSEGFIEDYSETGEGINKMLVLTLKYKGKTRQPLINTLQRVSKPGLRVYSPSKKIPRVLGGIGIAIVSTSHGIMTDREARRQGIGGEILCYIW; encoded by the coding sequence ATGGCTTCAACAGACACAATTTCCGACATGCTCACCCGCATCCGCAATGCCTGTGCGGTGAGACATAGCACTACCCAGGTGCCCACCACCAAAATGACCCTGAGCATTGCCAAAGTGCTCAAAAGCGAAGGGTTCATTGAGGACTACTCTGAAACCGGCGAAGGTATTAACAAAATGTTAGTGCTTACCCTCAAGTACAAGGGCAAAACTCGTCAACCTTTGATCAATACCCTCCAACGGGTCAGTAAGCCTGGTTTGCGGGTTTACTCCCCTTCCAAAAAGATTCCTCGGGTGTTGGGCGGCATTGGTATCGCCATTGTTTCCACTTCCCACGGCATCATGACCGACAGGGAAGCCCGTCGCCAAGGTATTGGGGGCGAAATCCTTTGTTACATTTGGTAG
- the rpmC gene encoding 50S ribosomal protein L29, whose amino-acid sequence MALPNIADARKLGDEELATEILATKQRLFQLRFQQATRRPENPHEFKHARHRLAQLLTVERERQLENSPSEEA is encoded by the coding sequence ATGGCTCTTCCCAACATTGCAGACGCAAGGAAACTCGGCGACGAAGAATTGGCCACTGAAATCTTAGCCACCAAGCAAAGATTGTTCCAACTCCGGTTCCAACAGGCTACCCGTCGTCCCGAAAACCCCCATGAATTTAAACATGCCCGCCATCGCTTGGCTCAACTCTTAACGGTGGAACGGGAACGACAACTTGAGAATAGCCCTTCTGAGGAGGCATAA
- the infA gene encoding translation initiation factor IF-1 yields MSKQDLIEMEGTVMESLPNAMFRVDLDNGFNVLAHISGKIRRNYIKILPGDRVKVELTPYDLTKGRITYRLKNKK; encoded by the coding sequence TTGTCTAAACAAGATTTAATTGAGATGGAAGGCACGGTGATGGAGTCATTGCCCAATGCCATGTTTAGAGTCGATCTTGACAATGGTTTCAACGTTTTGGCCCACATCTCCGGCAAAATTCGTCGTAATTACATCAAAATTCTCCCCGGCGATCGGGTCAAAGTAGAATTAACCCCCTACGACCTCACCAAGGGGCGCATAACCTATCGTCTTAAAAATAAAAAGTAG
- the rplN gene encoding 50S ribosomal protein L14, which translates to MIQQQTYLNVADNSGARKLMCLRVLGTGNCTYGGIGDQIIAVVKDALPNMPIKKSDVVRAVIVRTKQPLRRASGMSIRFDDNAAVIINAEGNPRGTRVFGPVARELRDKNFTKIVSLAPEVL; encoded by the coding sequence GTGATTCAACAACAAACCTATCTCAACGTCGCGGACAACAGTGGTGCTCGTAAGCTCATGTGTCTGCGGGTTCTGGGCACGGGCAACTGCACCTATGGTGGCATTGGCGACCAAATTATTGCCGTGGTGAAAGATGCTCTCCCTAATATGCCCATCAAAAAGTCCGACGTGGTGCGGGCGGTAATTGTCAGAACCAAACAGCCCCTACGCCGGGCCAGTGGCATGAGTATCCGTTTTGATGACAATGCCGCTGTGATTATCAACGCTGAAGGTAATCCCCGGGGTACCAGGGTATTTGGCCCCGTGGCCCGGGAACTGCGGGATAAAAACTTTACCAAGATTGTTTCTTTGGCTCCGGAGGTGCTCTAG
- the rplF gene encoding 50S ribosomal protein L6 gives MSRIGKRPIPLPAKVSVDIQGSHLSVKGPKGSLERQLPEKVIVAQEGETITVTRQDESRTARERHGLVRTLVANMVDGVAQGFERRLEIQGVGYRAQAQGNKLTLNVGYSKPVEMTMPQGIEVKVENNTQVIVSGIDKELLGNTAAKIRAVRPPEPYKGKGIRYQGEYVRRKAGKTGKK, from the coding sequence ATGTCCCGTATCGGAAAACGCCCCATTCCCCTCCCTGCGAAGGTCAGCGTAGATATCCAAGGCAGTCACCTGAGTGTTAAAGGCCCTAAAGGGTCCTTGGAAAGACAGTTACCAGAAAAGGTAATTGTGGCCCAAGAAGGGGAAACCATCACCGTCACCCGTCAGGATGAGTCCCGCACTGCCCGGGAACGCCACGGCCTAGTCCGCACCCTCGTCGCCAACATGGTGGATGGGGTGGCCCAGGGTTTTGAACGCCGTTTGGAAATCCAAGGGGTTGGCTATAGGGCCCAAGCCCAGGGCAATAAGTTAACCCTCAACGTCGGCTACAGTAAGCCGGTGGAAATGACCATGCCCCAGGGCATTGAAGTCAAAGTTGAAAATAACACCCAGGTAATTGTCTCCGGCATTGACAAGGAACTCTTGGGTAATACAGCGGCCAAAATCCGGGCTGTGCGGCCCCCAGAACCCTACAAGGGTAAAGGCATCCGCTACCAAGGTGAATATGTCCGTCGTAAAGCTGGTAAGACAGGGAAGAAATAA
- the rplR gene encoding 50S ribosomal protein L18 has protein sequence MKSTRKSATQRRHRRLRRHLSGTSERPRLAVFRSNDHIYAQVIDDVAQHTLAAASTLDPDLKKSLSSTATQEASAEVGKLVAQRAIAKGINQVVFDRGGKLYHGRVKALAEAAREAGLNF, from the coding sequence ATGAAAAGCACTCGTAAATCTGCTACCCAACGTCGTCACCGTCGTCTGCGTCGCCATTTATCCGGTACCAGCGAACGGCCCCGTTTGGCGGTTTTTCGCTCCAATGACCACATCTATGCCCAGGTCATCGATGATGTGGCCCAGCATACCCTTGCGGCGGCCTCTACCCTCGATCCAGATCTGAAAAAGTCCCTTAGTTCCACCGCCACCCAGGAAGCTTCGGCGGAAGTGGGTAAGTTGGTGGCCCAACGGGCGATCGCCAAAGGCATTAACCAAGTAGTTTTTGACCGGGGTGGTAAGTTGTATCACGGACGGGTAAAAGCTCTGGCGGAGGCGGCCAGGGAAGCCGGTCTCAATTTCTAA
- the rpsC gene encoding 30S ribosomal protein S3, translating into MGQKIHPVGFRLGITKDHKSCWYADPKRYPELLQEDHKIRQYIEKTLNNAGISDIRIERKAEQIELGIHTARPGVVVGRGGSGIEQLREGLQKLLGSARQIRVNVIEVPNADADAALMAEYIGQQLERRVSFRRVVRQALQRAERAEVKGIKIQVSGRLNGAEIARTEWVREGRVPLHTLRADIDYAYRTALTTYGILGIKVWIFKGEVIPGQEAAIVAPPSQPRRKSRRQQFDDRSQDG; encoded by the coding sequence ATGGGACAAAAAATACATCCAGTTGGCTTCCGCCTCGGCATCACTAAGGACCACAAATCCTGTTGGTATGCCGACCCCAAGCGCTATCCGGAGCTTTTACAGGAAGACCACAAAATTCGCCAATATATTGAGAAAACCCTCAACAATGCCGGTATTTCCGATATCCGCATTGAGCGTAAAGCTGAACAGATTGAGTTGGGTATTCACACCGCTCGCCCCGGGGTAGTTGTCGGTCGAGGCGGCTCTGGTATTGAACAACTACGGGAAGGCTTGCAAAAACTGCTGGGTTCAGCCCGTCAGATTCGAGTCAATGTCATCGAAGTCCCCAATGCTGATGCGGATGCGGCTCTAATGGCCGAGTACATCGGTCAACAGTTAGAACGTCGGGTTTCCTTCCGCCGGGTGGTGCGCCAAGCATTGCAAAGGGCAGAAAGGGCCGAAGTTAAGGGTATCAAAATACAAGTTAGCGGTCGCCTAAATGGGGCAGAAATTGCCCGGACGGAATGGGTTCGGGAAGGCCGGGTGCCTCTCCATACCCTGCGGGCAGACATTGATTATGCCTACCGCACCGCCCTGACCACCTACGGCATTTTAGGGATTAAGGTCTGGATTTTTAAAGGGGAAGTCATCCCTGGCCAGGAAGCCGCCATCGTTGCTCCCCCCAGCCAACCCCGTCGCAAATCCCGTCGGCAACAGTTCGATGACCGTTCCCAGGACGGTTAA
- the rpsE gene encoding 30S ribosomal protein S5, whose translation MAKRRKTSREKKEDTNWQERVIQIRRVSKVVKGGKKLSFRAIVVVGNETGQVGVGVGKAGDVIGAVRKGVADGKKQLIEVPLTKSNSITHITNGVSGGAKVVVRPAAPGTGVIAGGAVRTVLELAGVKNILAKQLGSNNPLNNARAAINALETLRTFSEVAEERGVSVEHLYT comes from the coding sequence ATGGCAAAGCGTCGTAAAACCAGCCGAGAAAAAAAAGAAGACACCAACTGGCAAGAACGGGTTATCCAAATCCGCCGGGTCAGTAAAGTGGTCAAAGGCGGAAAAAAACTCAGCTTCCGGGCGATCGTGGTGGTCGGTAACGAAACCGGCCAGGTTGGCGTGGGAGTGGGTAAAGCTGGGGACGTAATCGGAGCTGTCCGTAAAGGGGTAGCCGATGGCAAAAAACAACTAATTGAAGTGCCCTTGACCAAATCCAATTCCATTACCCATATCACCAATGGAGTTTCTGGAGGAGCCAAAGTGGTGGTTCGCCCCGCTGCCCCTGGTACTGGGGTAATTGCCGGTGGCGCTGTTCGTACTGTGCTAGAGCTAGCCGGAGTTAAGAATATCCTAGCCAAACAACTAGGCTCCAACAATCCCCTCAACAATGCCCGGGCTGCCATCAACGCCTTGGAAACCCTGCGTACTTTTTCGGAAGTAGCAGAAGAACGGGGAGTTTCTGTCGAGCATCTTTACACCTAA
- the rpsS gene encoding 30S ribosomal protein S19: protein MGRSLKKGPFVAASLLRKIDKLNDKGDKQVVKTWSRASTILPQMVGHTIAVHNGRQHVPVFVSEQMVGHKLGEFAPTRTFRSHSKSDKKARK from the coding sequence ATGGGTCGTTCACTGAAAAAAGGTCCTTTTGTGGCTGCTTCCCTGCTCCGCAAAATTGACAAGCTCAATGACAAGGGGGATAAGCAGGTGGTTAAAACCTGGTCCCGGGCTTCGACAATTCTTCCCCAAATGGTGGGTCATACCATTGCCGTCCACAACGGTCGTCAGCATGTGCCTGTGTTTGTTTCCGAGCAAATGGTGGGCCATAAGTTGGGGGAATTTGCGCCGACTCGCACCTTCCGCAGTCATTCTAAAAGCGATAAAAAAGCGCGTAAGTAA
- the rplV gene encoding 50S ribosomal protein L22, with protein sequence MTKLDTTAEVKAIARYVRMSPLKVRRVLDQIRGRSYREALIILEFMPYKACEPVLKVLRSAVANAEHNEGLEPADLVVSQAFADGGPSLRRFRPRAQGRAYQIRKPTCHITVAVAPALADN encoded by the coding sequence ATGACAAAACTTGATACGACGGCCGAGGTCAAGGCGATCGCCCGTTACGTGCGGATGTCTCCCCTTAAGGTGCGCCGGGTACTAGATCAAATTCGGGGTCGTTCCTACCGGGAAGCTCTGATCATTCTGGAATTTATGCCTTACAAAGCCTGTGAGCCGGTGCTGAAAGTACTGCGCTCCGCCGTGGCCAACGCTGAGCATAACGAAGGTTTGGAACCAGCGGACCTAGTTGTTAGCCAAGCCTTTGCCGATGGAGGCCCCAGCTTGCGCCGTTTTCGCCCCCGGGCCCAGGGTCGTGCCTACCAGATTCGCAAGCCCACTTGCCACATTACCGTCGCCGTTGCCCCGGCCTTGGCAGATAACTAA
- the rplE gene encoding 50S ribosomal protein L5 has protein sequence MTQRLKTLYQETILPKLQEEFGYKNIHQVPKLTKVTVNRGLGEASQNAKALESSLTELATITGQKPVVTRARKAIAGFKIREGMPVGVMVTLRSERMYAFLDRLINLALPRIRDFRGISPNSFDGRGNYSLGIREQLIFPEIDYDTIDQIRGMDVSIITSAQTDEEGRALLKALGMPFRS, from the coding sequence ATGACTCAACGACTTAAGACCCTTTACCAAGAAACCATTCTTCCTAAGCTCCAGGAAGAGTTTGGTTATAAAAATATTCACCAAGTGCCCAAGTTGACTAAGGTGACAGTTAACCGGGGACTGGGGGAAGCTTCCCAAAATGCCAAGGCTTTGGAGTCTTCCCTGACTGAATTAGCCACCATTACGGGGCAAAAACCGGTGGTGACCAGGGCTCGCAAGGCGATCGCCGGTTTTAAAATCCGGGAAGGTATGCCGGTGGGGGTAATGGTTACCCTCCGTTCCGAGCGGATGTATGCCTTTTTGGATCGCTTAATCAACTTGGCTCTGCCTCGCATTCGGGACTTCCGGGGTATTAGCCCCAACAGCTTTGATGGCCGGGGTAACTACAGCTTAGGTATTCGCGAACAATTAATTTTCCCCGAAATTGACTACGACACCATCGATCAAATCCGGGGTATGGACGTTTCCATCATCACCAGCGCCCAAACCGACGAAGAAGGTCGTGCATTGCTCAAAGCTCTGGGCATGCCCTTTAGAAGTTAA
- the rpmJ gene encoding 50S ribosomal protein L36 → MKVRASVKKMCDKCRVIRRRGRVMVICSANPKHKQRQG, encoded by the coding sequence ATGAAAGTTAGAGCTTCCGTTAAGAAAATGTGTGATAAGTGCCGCGTTATTCGTCGGCGCGGTCGTGTGATGGTTATCTGTTCCGCTAACCCCAAGCATAAACAGCGTCAAGGTTAG
- the rpsM gene encoding 30S ribosomal protein S13: MARIAGVDLPRDKRVEIALTYLYGIGLSRSHEILDATGVSPDVRVKDLSDEDALKLRTYIDENYEIEGDLRRWEAMNIKRLGDIGTYRGRRHRQGLPVRGQRTRTNARTRRGRRLTVAGKKKTPAKK; this comes from the coding sequence GTGGCACGCATAGCTGGTGTTGACCTGCCTCGGGATAAGCGTGTGGAAATCGCCCTCACTTATCTGTACGGTATTGGTCTGTCGCGCTCCCATGAAATTCTGGACGCCACCGGGGTTAGCCCCGATGTCCGAGTCAAAGATCTCAGTGATGAAGATGCGCTGAAATTAAGAACCTACATCGATGAAAACTACGAGATCGAAGGGGATCTCCGTCGTTGGGAGGCCATGAACATTAAACGCCTTGGAGACATCGGCACCTACCGTGGTCGTCGTCATCGCCAAGGTTTACCAGTGCGGGGACAACGCACTAGAACCAATGCCCGTACCCGTCGGGGCCGCCGCTTGACCGTTGCCGGCAAGAAAAAGACCCCTGCGAAGAAATAA
- the rplO gene encoding 50S ribosomal protein L15, which translates to MNLSELSPKDGAKKRRRRVGRGIAAGQGASCGFGMRGQKSRSGTGTKAGFEGGQMPLYRRLPKLKHFPLYNPKHFTVVNVGKLAGLAPNTVVTLESLMEAGIVTSNDGPLKVLGNGELAVALTVHAPCSKAAQAKIEAAGGSVVAQG; encoded by the coding sequence ATGAATTTGAGCGAACTCTCTCCCAAGGACGGTGCCAAGAAACGCCGTCGCCGTGTTGGCCGGGGTATTGCGGCAGGGCAAGGCGCTAGCTGTGGTTTTGGTATGCGGGGCCAGAAATCCCGTTCTGGTACCGGTACCAAAGCTGGTTTTGAAGGGGGACAAATGCCCCTCTACCGTCGTCTGCCTAAGTTAAAGCACTTTCCCCTCTACAATCCCAAGCATTTTACGGTGGTTAACGTTGGTAAGTTGGCCGGTCTAGCCCCCAACACCGTGGTCACCCTAGAAAGCCTGATGGAAGCGGGTATTGTCACTAGTAATGACGGTCCCCTAAAAGTTTTGGGCAACGGGGAATTAGCCGTAGCTCTCACCGTCCATGCTCCCTGTAGCAAAGCAGCCCAAGCCAAAATTGAAGCGGCCGGTGGCAGTGTGGTGGCGCAGGGCTAA
- the rplX gene encoding 50S ribosomal protein L24 has protein sequence MTKTKPAPHRVKMHVKKGDTIQVISGKDKGKVGEVLRTIPSHSQVVVKGVNIRTKHVKPRQEGESGQISSYEAPIHSSKVMLYSTKEKIASRICYTVTDDGRKVRMLKKTGEIID, from the coding sequence ATGACTAAAACCAAACCAGCCCCCCACCGGGTGAAAATGCACGTCAAAAAAGGCGACACCATCCAGGTAATTTCCGGCAAGGATAAGGGCAAAGTGGGAGAAGTTTTGCGTACCATTCCCAGCCACAGTCAGGTGGTGGTCAAAGGAGTGAATATCCGCACTAAGCACGTTAAACCTCGTCAGGAAGGGGAATCTGGGCAAATCAGTAGCTATGAAGCTCCCATCCATAGCTCCAAGGTAATGCTCTATTCCACCAAGGAAAAAATTGCCAGTCGCATTTGCTACACCGTCACCGACGATGGCCGTAAAGTGCGGATGCTGAAAAAAACAGGCGAAATCATCGATTAA
- the rpsQ gene encoding 30S ribosomal protein S17, whose translation MAIKERVGIVVSNKMDKTVVVAVESRSPHPKYGKIVVKTKKFKAHDEENQCQEGDKVRIQETRPLSKTKRWQVINIMSHSS comes from the coding sequence ATGGCGATTAAAGAACGTGTGGGCATTGTGGTCAGTAACAAAATGGATAAAACCGTGGTTGTTGCTGTGGAAAGCCGTTCTCCCCACCCCAAGTACGGCAAGATTGTCGTCAAAACCAAGAAATTTAAAGCTCACGACGAAGAAAACCAGTGCCAAGAAGGGGACAAGGTTCGCATCCAAGAAACCCGCCCTCTGAGTAAAACCAAACGCTGGCAAGTAATCAACATTATGAGCCATTCATCCTAG
- the rplB gene encoding 50S ribosomal protein L2: MGIRNYRPMTPGTRQASVSDFTEITKSKPEKSLTTNRHDQKGRNNRGVITSRHRGGGHKKLYRIIDFKRNKQNIPARVAAIEYDPNRNARIALLFYTDGEKRYILAPAGLQVGMTVIAGEEAPFEIGNTLPLSRIPLGSEIHNVELVAGRGGQMVRSAGAFAQVVAKEGDYVTIKLPSKEVRMVRKECVATLGRVSNAEFRNLKLGKAGRKRHLGRRPHVRGSVMNPCDHPHGGGEGRAPIGRSGPVSPWGKPALGAKTRNKKKRSSALIVRRRTK; the protein is encoded by the coding sequence ATGGGTATTCGTAATTATCGGCCAATGACCCCAGGAACTCGGCAGGCAAGTGTCTCCGATTTCACTGAAATTACCAAGAGTAAGCCGGAGAAGTCATTAACCACTAACCGCCATGACCAAAAAGGTCGCAACAACCGTGGGGTGATCACCAGTCGTCACCGGGGGGGCGGCCATAAAAAGCTCTACCGGATTATCGACTTCAAACGTAACAAGCAAAATATTCCGGCCCGGGTAGCGGCGATCGAATACGATCCCAACCGCAATGCCCGCATTGCCCTGCTGTTCTACACCGACGGGGAAAAGCGTTATATTCTTGCTCCCGCTGGATTACAGGTAGGCATGACCGTTATTGCTGGGGAAGAAGCCCCCTTTGAAATTGGCAACACCTTACCCCTGAGCCGCATTCCCCTTGGTAGTGAAATACACAACGTGGAATTGGTAGCAGGGCGGGGCGGCCAAATGGTGCGTTCTGCTGGAGCTTTTGCCCAGGTGGTGGCTAAGGAAGGAGATTACGTGACCATCAAACTGCCGTCCAAGGAAGTGCGTATGGTTCGTAAAGAGTGTGTGGCTACCCTGGGTCGAGTTAGTAATGCCGAATTCCGTAACCTTAAGCTAGGAAAAGCCGGTCGTAAGCGTCACTTAGGTCGTCGTCCCCATGTCCGGGGTAGTGTGATGAACCCCTGTGATCACCCCCATGGTGGTGGTGAAGGCCGGGCCCCCATCGGTCGTTCCGGGCCTGTGTCTCCCTGGGGTAAACCAGCTTTGGGTGCCAAGACCCGCAACAAGAAGAAACGCAGTAGCGCTCTGATTGTCCGCCGTCGCACCAAATAA
- a CDS encoding adenylate kinase: MAMAKGLIFLGAPGSGKGTQAVGLAETLGIPHISTGDMLRQAIADGTELGNQAKGYMDKGELVPDQLILGLIEERLGHKDAKAGWILDGFPRNVNQAIFLDELLVNIGHRTHWVINLKVPDEVIVERLLARGRADDNETTIRNRLLVYTEQTAPLMAYYQEQGKLYSLDGNQPVEAIATNLEKLVKP; the protein is encoded by the coding sequence ATGGCTATGGCTAAAGGTTTAATTTTTCTGGGGGCCCCCGGCTCTGGTAAAGGTACCCAGGCGGTGGGATTGGCGGAGACCTTGGGCATTCCCCATATTTCCACTGGAGATATGCTACGTCAGGCGATCGCCGATGGCACGGAGTTGGGTAACCAGGCCAAAGGTTACATGGACAAGGGAGAATTGGTGCCCGATCAGTTAATTCTTGGGTTAATTGAAGAGCGCTTGGGCCATAAAGATGCTAAGGCTGGCTGGATTCTAGATGGCTTTCCCCGTAACGTCAACCAAGCAATTTTTCTCGATGAGTTGTTGGTTAATATTGGTCACCGTACCCATTGGGTCATTAACTTAAAAGTTCCCGACGAAGTAATTGTAGAACGCCTGTTGGCCCGGGGGCGGGCGGACGATAACGAAACCACCATTCGCAATCGGCTGTTGGTTTACACAGAGCAAACTGCTCCCCTCATGGCCTATTACCAAGAACAGGGCAAACTTTACTCCCTTGACGGTAACCAGCCGGTAGAAGCCATTGCCACCAACCTGGAAAAATTGGTTAAACCTTAG
- the secY gene encoding preprotein translocase subunit SecY, whose amino-acid sequence MVVSRDKAPSAQETFLQMAQAAGLRGRLLITIGLLILVRVGIFIPVPDIDRQAFSQAINDNSVIGFLNIFTGGGLSTVGIFALGILPYINASIIMQLLTAAIPALEDLQKNEGEAGRRKISQYSRYIAFGWCIIQGLGLTVGLLRPYANNYGPLFIFQTVLAITAGSMFVMWISELITERGIGNGASLLIFVNIVATLPQTLGQTIEYAQSGGRQSITAVVLLMLVFLVMIVGIVFVQEGTRRIPIISARRQVGKKLYRERTSYLPLRLNQGGVMPIIFASAVLILPSSLAGFATGNEGLGGFGEIFVQISNALRPGTWVYTVVYSVMIFFFSYFYASLIVNPEDVSKNLKKMGSSIPGIRPGKKTEQYLEGVLNRLTFLGAIFLSFVATLPIFVEQATGVTTFQGLGATSLLILVGVAIDTAKQIQTYVISQRYEGMIKQP is encoded by the coding sequence ATGGTCGTAAGTCGAGACAAAGCCCCCTCTGCCCAGGAAACTTTCCTGCAGATGGCCCAAGCGGCTGGCCTCCGGGGTCGGCTGCTTATTACTATTGGGCTACTAATTCTGGTCCGGGTGGGAATTTTTATCCCAGTGCCGGACATTGATCGCCAGGCCTTTAGCCAGGCCATCAACGATAACTCCGTTATTGGTTTTTTAAATATTTTTACCGGGGGTGGATTATCCACTGTGGGCATTTTTGCCCTGGGGATTTTGCCTTACATTAACGCTTCCATCATCATGCAACTGCTGACGGCGGCCATTCCGGCCCTGGAAGATTTGCAGAAAAATGAAGGGGAGGCAGGGCGGCGGAAAATTTCCCAATATAGCCGTTATATTGCCTTTGGCTGGTGCATTATCCAAGGTTTAGGTTTGACCGTCGGCTTACTTCGTCCCTACGCCAACAACTATGGCCCCCTATTTATTTTTCAAACGGTTTTAGCGATCACCGCTGGCTCGATGTTTGTGATGTGGATTTCAGAGTTGATCACAGAAAGGGGCATTGGTAACGGAGCTTCCCTGTTGATTTTTGTCAACATTGTGGCCACCTTGCCTCAGACTTTAGGTCAAACCATCGAATATGCCCAATCGGGGGGCAGACAGTCCATCACAGCGGTGGTGTTGTTGATGCTAGTTTTCCTCGTCATGATCGTGGGCATTGTCTTTGTACAGGAAGGCACCCGTCGGATTCCGATTATTTCTGCCCGTCGCCAGGTAGGTAAGAAGCTTTATCGAGAGCGCACCAGCTATTTACCCCTACGTTTGAACCAAGGGGGGGTAATGCCGATTATTTTTGCTTCGGCAGTGCTAATTTTGCCCTCTTCCCTGGCCGGTTTTGCCACTGGTAATGAAGGCTTAGGGGGGTTTGGGGAAATTTTCGTCCAAATTTCCAACGCTTTACGCCCCGGTACCTGGGTCTATACCGTGGTTTATTCCGTAATGATTTTCTTCTTCAGTTATTTTTACGCCAGTCTGATCGTCAACCCTGAGGACGTGTCGAAAAATCTGAAAAAGATGGGTTCTAGCATTCCCGGTATTCGTCCCGGCAAAAAAACAGAACAATATCTGGAAGGTGTGCTCAATCGTCTGACTTTTCTGGGGGCAATTTTCCTCAGCTTTGTGGCCACCCTGCCTATTTTTGTAGAACAGGCCACTGGAGTAACTACTTTCCAAGGTTTGGGAGCCACATCCCTGCTCATTTTGGTGGGGGTTGCCATTGACACGGCGAAGCAGATCCAGACCTATGTTATTTCCCAACGCTATGAAGGAATGATTAAACAACCCTAA